The following are encoded in a window of Tessaracoccus flavescens genomic DNA:
- a CDS encoding serpin family protein, translated as MISFRILAAPLLAATLLVGCSASAGEEVRGREAVLALAYDSTPKVEAAAQASQRLAWKAIEATDGPNRLTSPSSLAMSLAMVAEGARGDSTSSIEAELGLAGEERGSAFGALRQSLAGYESLPEKVSVDDPPETPIVHLAGQVLSIGATPEADFLDALARYYDTPATVADRGRAQKALDGWVRRNTAGLIERSGIRVTEATSVVVQDAVLFAAAWGNGEMDETSLEFATPAGTQRVDAISATVRVSYAEDPEGRWRAVRLPYDDALAADVIIADSPTIADLEAVSDSLDTAEQVDVVVTMPSFDLSGSTDLLAALPGLDLSDLSGITPGGTAEQWTQQVRLQVGARGTVGAAVTEFAEAGSAPVEQAPIEFTVDHPYVFRVSDTRTHWPLFLAAIADPTAE; from the coding sequence ATGATCTCCTTCAGGATCCTCGCCGCACCGCTCCTCGCGGCCACGCTGCTCGTCGGCTGTTCCGCCTCGGCAGGGGAGGAGGTGCGGGGCCGGGAGGCCGTGCTCGCCCTCGCCTACGACTCAACGCCGAAGGTGGAAGCGGCGGCTCAGGCGAGCCAGCGCCTCGCCTGGAAGGCGATCGAGGCGACGGACGGGCCGAACCGGCTGACCTCGCCCAGCTCGTTGGCGATGAGCCTCGCCATGGTCGCCGAGGGCGCACGCGGCGACTCGACCTCGAGCATCGAGGCGGAACTCGGCCTCGCAGGCGAGGAGAGGGGGAGTGCCTTCGGCGCGCTGCGCCAGTCCCTCGCAGGCTATGAGAGCCTCCCGGAGAAGGTCTCAGTCGATGACCCGCCCGAGACGCCCATCGTGCACCTCGCCGGCCAGGTGCTGTCGATCGGGGCGACGCCCGAGGCGGACTTCCTGGACGCCCTCGCCCGCTACTACGACACGCCCGCGACCGTCGCCGACCGCGGACGGGCACAGAAGGCGCTGGACGGCTGGGTACGCAGGAACACTGCGGGCCTGATCGAGCGCTCCGGGATCAGGGTGACCGAGGCCACCTCGGTCGTCGTGCAGGACGCAGTGCTGTTCGCGGCCGCCTGGGGCAACGGGGAGATGGACGAGACCAGCCTCGAGTTCGCCACCCCGGCTGGCACACAGCGGGTCGACGCGATCTCCGCAACCGTCCGGGTCAGCTACGCGGAGGACCCCGAGGGTCGGTGGCGGGCCGTCCGGCTGCCGTACGACGATGCGCTCGCTGCCGACGTCATCATCGCCGATTCGCCGACGATCGCCGACCTGGAGGCCGTGTCGGACAGCCTCGACACCGCGGAGCAGGTGGACGTGGTGGTCACGATGCCGAGCTTCGATCTCAGCGGCAGCACCGACCTGCTCGCCGCGCTCCCGGGGTTGGACCTGAGCGATCTGTCCGGCATCACACCCGGGGGGACGGCGGAGCAGTGGACCCAGCAGGTGCGGCTCCAGGTCGGGGCGCGCGGCACCGTCGGTGCAGCCGTCACGGAGTTCGCGGAGGCGGGGTCGGCCCCCGTCGAGCAGGCGCCGATCGAGTTCACGGTCGATCACCCCTACGTCTTCCGGGTCTCCGACACCAGGACGCACTGGCCCCTGTTCCTCGCCGCGATCGCTGATCCGACCGCCGAGTGA
- a CDS encoding fructose-6-phosphate aldolase yields MDILFDTANLDDIERLTPIYPVTGVTTNPSILKKEGKVDFYPHFRRLREIIGKERTLHVQVLAKDAQGMIDDAHRLLDKIDDQVYPKIPTTEAGIAAMRHLKEEGVNVTATAIYSKTQGFLAIATGVDYLAPYYNRMQALDIDTKGTLTALAGFIKRFDAPSKIMAASFKNIVQVSHALEAGADAVTLSPKLLRQALSVPDITHAVDVFIEDWESVYGTRTLPED; encoded by the coding sequence GTGGACATCCTGTTCGACACGGCCAACCTCGACGACATCGAGCGGTTGACCCCCATCTACCCGGTGACCGGCGTCACGACCAACCCGTCGATCCTGAAGAAGGAGGGAAAGGTCGACTTCTATCCGCACTTCCGCCGGCTCCGAGAGATCATCGGCAAGGAGCGGACGCTGCACGTGCAGGTCCTCGCGAAGGACGCGCAGGGGATGATCGACGACGCCCACCGCCTCCTGGACAAGATCGACGATCAGGTCTACCCGAAGATCCCCACCACCGAGGCTGGCATCGCAGCCATGCGCCACCTGAAGGAGGAGGGCGTCAACGTCACGGCGACGGCGATCTACTCCAAGACCCAGGGCTTCCTCGCCATCGCCACCGGCGTCGACTACCTCGCGCCGTACTACAACCGCATGCAGGCCCTCGACATCGACACGAAGGGCACGCTCACCGCGCTGGCCGGGTTCATCAAGCGCTTCGACGCGCCGAGCAAGATCATGGCCGCGAGCTTCAAGAACATCGTGCAGGTCTCACACGCCCTCGAGGCCGGAGCCGACGCCGTCACGCTGTCACCGAAGCTGCTGCGCCAGGCGCTGTCCGTGCCCGACATCACGCACGCCGTCGACGTCTTCATCGAGGACTGGGAGTCGGTCTACGGCACGAGGACCCTTCCCGAGGACTGA
- a CDS encoding Ig domain-containing protein, producing the protein MTAKFVRLRVLSTYGDTVDKFVSIAELSVRAAQADDPAPTLAAISAVDAKVGLSLEVTPQATGTGPLRFAAEGLPAGLVIDEETGEITGAPTAAGTFEVLVTVTDPGERTAEQTFIIKVEAAPAPTPSPTPSASPTAKPTPTVKPTVQPTTPTWAPSVPYTVPGHPVFNGRQWNTTCEKYSQTTRCRTDIWATTVTRDASGGFSLRQGWAFNNLTYLPHMTRAQWKGNPLGQAGTWKAADGRDWQTVCDTAATGRGACRSCTRATVFSAIPKQGGGYTFTQSTQWVFNNLVLFRQ; encoded by the coding sequence GTGACCGCGAAGTTCGTCCGGCTCCGGGTGCTCAGCACCTACGGCGACACCGTCGACAAGTTCGTCTCGATCGCAGAACTGTCGGTGCGTGCAGCGCAGGCGGACGACCCCGCCCCGACCCTTGCCGCCATCTCCGCGGTCGACGCGAAGGTGGGCTTGAGCCTCGAGGTCACCCCGCAGGCGACGGGCACCGGACCGCTCCGGTTCGCGGCCGAGGGCCTGCCCGCCGGTCTCGTGATCGATGAGGAGACCGGCGAGATCACCGGTGCGCCCACCGCTGCAGGCACCTTCGAGGTGCTGGTCACGGTGACCGACCCGGGTGAGCGGACGGCCGAGCAGACCTTCATCATCAAGGTGGAGGCCGCCCCGGCTCCGACCCCCTCCCCGACCCCTTCGGCCTCCCCCACCGCTAAGCCCACCCCGACCGTGAAGCCGACGGTCCAGCCCACGACGCCGACGTGGGCGCCGTCGGTGCCCTACACGGTGCCGGGCCACCCCGTGTTCAACGGCCGCCAGTGGAACACCACCTGCGAGAAGTACTCGCAGACGACGCGCTGCCGCACGGACATCTGGGCGACCACCGTCACCCGCGATGCCTCCGGCGGGTTCAGCCTCCGCCAGGGATGGGCCTTCAACAACCTGACCTATCTCCCGCACATGACCCGCGCCCAGTGGAAGGGAAACCCGCTCGGCCAGGCGGGCACGTGGAAGGCGGCCGACGGACGCGACTGGCAGACGGTGTGCGACACCGCTGCCACCGGTCGTGGCGCCTGCCGCAGCTGCACGCGGGCGACCGTGTTCAGCGCCATCCCGAAGCAGGGCGGCGGATACACCTTCACCCAGTCCACCCAGTGGGTGTTCAACAACCTGGTCCTGTTCCGGCAGTGA
- a CDS encoding VWA domain-containing protein, with amino-acid sequence MTDPNRTHLAFLLDRSGSMQSIKTDTEGGFDAFIAEQREQPGECTVTLAQFDTDYEVTYENLPIADVPKLDLQPRGMTALLDSIARLITDTGARLAALPEHERPGTVIVGIMTDGMENSSREWTHAAIKALIEQQENVYDWSFSYLGANQDAIEVGASIGIRREHSMTYDVARAAPAMSAYTASVSRMRSARAAGASMDDARQAAAYTEEQRRDVGPGEQQGPAQRRPRIGNRRGRGTTHDA; translated from the coding sequence ATGACCGACCCGAACCGCACGCATCTCGCCTTCCTGCTCGACCGCTCAGGCTCGATGCAGTCCATCAAGACCGACACCGAGGGCGGCTTCGACGCGTTCATCGCGGAGCAGCGCGAACAGCCCGGCGAGTGCACCGTCACCCTCGCCCAGTTCGACACCGACTACGAGGTCACCTACGAGAACCTGCCGATCGCCGACGTGCCGAAGCTCGACCTGCAGCCGCGCGGGATGACCGCGCTGCTCGACTCGATCGCCCGGCTGATCACCGACACTGGCGCCCGGCTCGCGGCCCTCCCCGAGCACGAACGGCCCGGCACCGTCATCGTCGGCATCATGACCGACGGTATGGAGAACTCGTCGAGGGAGTGGACCCATGCCGCGATCAAGGCCCTCATCGAGCAGCAGGAGAACGTCTACGACTGGAGCTTCTCCTACCTCGGCGCCAACCAGGACGCCATCGAGGTGGGCGCCTCCATCGGCATCCGTCGCGAGCACTCGATGACCTACGACGTCGCCCGCGCCGCGCCCGCGATGAGCGCCTACACGGCGAGCGTCTCGCGGATGCGTTCGGCCCGCGCGGCGGGCGCCTCGATGGACGACGCCCGGCAGGCGGCCGCCTACACCGAGGAACAGCGCCGCGACGTCGGCCCAGGCGAACAGCAGGGCCCGGCTCAGCGTCGCCCCCGGATCGGCAACCGCAGGGGCAGAGGGACGACCCACGACGCCTGA
- a CDS encoding DeoR/GlpR family DNA-binding transcription regulator, producing the protein MSVARENEIMSRLSDDGALTVSTLATELGVSEVTIRGDLRSLEQQGMLVRTRGGARPTTWKHILQREKINVEVKQRIAQQAATMVRDEDTVMMEAGTTTALIARYLTARRGVQIVTNSALVFNTARANPALNVILTGGVFRRESESFVGPTAERSIADFNTRIAFLGTDGFSPERGLTTRFVEGAQVASLMSERAEETWLVADSSKFGQAGFVSFLPIDKITGIITDSGLSKEAVEALQEHTRVCIV; encoded by the coding sequence ATGTCAGTCGCACGCGAAAACGAGATCATGTCGCGCCTCAGCGATGACGGCGCGCTCACGGTCTCCACGCTCGCCACGGAACTCGGCGTCTCCGAGGTCACGATCCGCGGCGACCTGCGCTCCCTCGAGCAGCAGGGGATGCTGGTGCGCACGCGTGGCGGCGCCCGGCCGACCACGTGGAAGCACATCCTGCAGCGCGAGAAGATCAACGTCGAGGTCAAGCAGCGGATCGCCCAGCAGGCGGCGACCATGGTGCGCGACGAGGACACCGTGATGATGGAGGCCGGCACCACGACGGCCCTGATCGCCCGCTACCTGACCGCGCGCCGCGGCGTGCAGATCGTCACCAACTCGGCGCTCGTGTTCAACACCGCGCGCGCCAACCCCGCCCTCAACGTCATCCTCACCGGTGGCGTCTTCCGCCGCGAGTCCGAGTCGTTCGTCGGCCCGACGGCGGAGCGTTCGATCGCCGACTTCAACACCCGCATCGCCTTCCTCGGCACCGACGGCTTCTCCCCGGAGCGCGGGCTCACCACCCGCTTCGTCGAGGGCGCCCAGGTCGCCTCGCTGATGAGCGAGCGAGCCGAGGAGACCTGGCTCGTGGCCGACTCTTCGAAGTTCGGCCAGGCGGGGTTCGTCAGTTTTCTGCCCATCGACAAGATCACCGGCATCATCACCGACTCCGGCCTGTCGAAAGAGGCAGTCGAGGCACTGCAAGAGCACACCCGCGTGTGCATCGTCTAA
- a CDS encoding dihydrolipoamide acetyltransferase family protein, with product MATVVVMPQLGNSVESCLIVSWQVAVGDEIAENAIVCEVETDKASMEVPSSAAGTVLAILWDEGDDVPVKEPLLVVGAAGEDPQPALDAAGWKGKDGEEVTQTEATPTRAAEEPTVEAATQPERTEATGASSPRARNLAAANSLDISEVAQGSGPGGRVIERDVKATLADATRGAARAGAHGAGVEGTGLGGRVTTGDLSAPTEGGAPQAATPAFVTSGEREFPGASIETPLKGVRKVIAERMMHSLASSAQLTYTSTANAAGLLALRKKLKGSPEELGLSGVTIGDLVGFAAVKTAAKHTNHNAHLSDGVLTTFEQVHMGFACDTPRGLLVPTVRNASQMSLREFSAVSKDLAQQAIAGNISPDLLSGATFTVSNLGGFGIESFTPLLNVPQVAILGVDAIFPRAMVNADGSFGVEQRIGFSLTADHRVIDGADAARFLQDLVRYVENIDVTVLG from the coding sequence ATGGCAACCGTCGTAGTCATGCCGCAGCTCGGCAACTCGGTCGAGTCCTGCCTGATCGTGTCCTGGCAGGTCGCCGTCGGCGACGAGATCGCGGAGAACGCGATCGTGTGCGAGGTCGAGACAGACAAGGCATCCATGGAGGTCCCCTCGAGCGCCGCGGGCACCGTGCTCGCGATCCTCTGGGACGAGGGCGACGACGTCCCCGTCAAGGAGCCGCTGCTCGTGGTCGGCGCAGCGGGTGAGGACCCGCAGCCGGCGCTCGACGCCGCAGGCTGGAAGGGCAAGGACGGCGAGGAAGTCACGCAGACGGAGGCCACGCCCACCCGCGCGGCCGAGGAGCCCACCGTCGAGGCGGCGACGCAGCCGGAGCGCACCGAGGCAACCGGAGCCTCCAGCCCCCGCGCCCGCAACCTCGCCGCCGCCAACTCACTCGACATCTCCGAGGTCGCGCAGGGCTCCGGCCCGGGTGGCCGCGTCATCGAGCGCGACGTGAAGGCCACGCTCGCTGACGCCACCCGCGGCGCCGCGCGGGCAGGTGCCCACGGCGCGGGAGTCGAGGGGACCGGCCTCGGCGGTCGGGTCACCACTGGCGACCTCTCCGCTCCCACCGAGGGTGGGGCCCCGCAGGCCGCGACCCCGGCCTTCGTCACCTCGGGCGAGCGCGAGTTCCCCGGAGCAAGCATCGAGACGCCACTCAAGGGCGTGCGCAAGGTGATCGCCGAGCGAATGATGCACTCGCTCGCAAGCTCCGCCCAGCTCACCTACACCTCGACGGCGAACGCCGCCGGCCTGCTCGCGCTGCGCAAGAAGCTCAAGGGCTCGCCCGAGGAACTCGGCCTGAGCGGCGTCACCATCGGCGACCTCGTAGGGTTCGCGGCCGTCAAGACCGCGGCCAAGCACACCAACCACAACGCGCACCTGAGCGACGGAGTGCTCACCACCTTCGAGCAGGTGCACATGGGCTTCGCCTGCGACACCCCGCGCGGACTGCTCGTCCCGACCGTGCGCAACGCCTCCCAGATGAGCCTGCGCGAGTTCTCGGCCGTCAGCAAGGACCTCGCCCAGCAGGCCATCGCGGGCAACATCAGCCCCGATCTGCTCTCGGGGGCGACGTTCACCGTCTCGAACCTTGGCGGCTTCGGGATCGAGTCGTTCACCCCGCTGCTCAACGTTCCCCAGGTGGCGATCCTCGGTGTCGACGCGATCTTCCCGCGCGCGATGGTCAACGCGGACGGCTCCTTCGGGGTCGAGCAGCGGATCGGCTTCTCGCTCACGGCCGACCACCGGGTGATCGACGGCGCCGACGCGGCCCGCTTCCTGCAGGACCTCGTCAGGTACGTCGAGAACATCGACGTCACCGTCCTGGGCTGA
- the lpdA gene encoding dihydrolipoyl dehydrogenase, producing MSHYDVIVLGGGPGGYIAAERLGHAKKNVLLIEAGSLGGTCLNVGCIPTKALLNAAKTYEHAIHGKQLGVNAVDVSVDWAQMQKWKAQTVSTLVGGVGAAEKKAGVTVINGYGTFDGPGKVTVDATSYTADHVILATGSVPVMPPIPGTANNPAVVDSTGMLSVAEIPGKLTVIGGGVIGLEFASLFAMLGSEVTVIEMLPEIAPFMDADIAAQLRKALDGVTFQLNSKVTAIDGGTVNFTAADGSEQSVDSDVVLMAVGRRPAVQGWGAESSGLEFSGKGIVVDDRMRTNLPNVWAVGDVTGRSLLAHAAYRMGEIAVANILDDQAFRRGELMRWNAIPWAVYANPESAGIGHTEASAKAAGLNAKSVTVPGYMSGRFVAENGVKAPGAAKLVYDADSLQVLGLTVLGSYASEMIWGACVVLETELSVNDLRQIVLPHPTVSELIREAAWAVNA from the coding sequence ATGAGCCACTACGACGTCATCGTGCTCGGCGGCGGTCCGGGCGGCTACATCGCCGCCGAGCGCCTTGGCCACGCGAAGAAGAACGTGCTGCTGATCGAAGCCGGCTCGCTCGGCGGCACCTGCCTCAACGTCGGGTGCATCCCGACGAAGGCCCTGCTCAACGCGGCCAAGACCTACGAACACGCCATCCACGGCAAACAGCTCGGCGTCAACGCCGTCGACGTGTCCGTCGACTGGGCGCAGATGCAGAAGTGGAAGGCCCAGACGGTCTCCACCCTCGTGGGAGGTGTCGGCGCGGCCGAGAAGAAGGCGGGCGTGACCGTCATCAACGGCTACGGCACCTTCGATGGACCGGGCAAGGTCACTGTCGACGCTACGAGCTACACCGCCGATCACGTGATCCTCGCCACCGGCTCCGTGCCGGTCATGCCGCCCATCCCGGGCACCGCGAACAACCCAGCCGTCGTCGACTCGACGGGCATGCTGTCGGTCGCCGAGATCCCCGGCAAGCTCACCGTCATCGGGGGCGGCGTGATCGGCCTGGAGTTCGCAAGCCTCTTCGCGATGCTCGGCTCCGAGGTCACCGTCATCGAGATGCTGCCCGAGATCGCCCCGTTCATGGACGCCGACATCGCGGCCCAGCTCCGCAAGGCGCTCGACGGCGTTACGTTCCAGCTGAACTCCAAGGTCACCGCGATCGACGGTGGCACCGTCAACTTCACGGCAGCCGACGGATCGGAGCAGTCGGTCGACTCCGACGTCGTGCTGATGGCCGTCGGACGTCGTCCCGCCGTCCAGGGCTGGGGCGCCGAGTCGAGCGGCCTCGAGTTCTCGGGCAAGGGCATCGTCGTCGACGACCGGATGCGCACCAACCTGCCAAACGTCTGGGCTGTCGGTGACGTCACCGGCCGTTCGCTGCTCGCGCACGCCGCCTACCGCATGGGGGAGATCGCGGTGGCCAACATCCTCGACGACCAGGCCTTCCGGCGGGGCGAGCTCATGCGCTGGAACGCCATCCCGTGGGCCGTCTACGCCAACCCGGAGTCGGCAGGCATCGGCCACACCGAGGCGAGCGCAAAGGCCGCCGGCCTCAATGCCAAGTCGGTCACCGTCCCGGGCTACATGTCCGGCCGCTTCGTCGCCGAGAACGGCGTCAAGGCGCCGGGGGCCGCGAAGCTCGTCTACGACGCGGACAGCCTGCAGGTGCTCGGCCTGACCGTCCTCGGCAGCTACGCCTCCGAGATGATCTGGGGCGCCTGCGTCGTCCTCGAGACCGAACTCAGCGTCAACGATCTGCGCCAGATCGTCTTGCCTCACCCCACCGTCAGCGAACTCATCCGAGAGGCCGCCTGGGCCGTCAACGCCTGA
- a CDS encoding alpha-ketoacid dehydrogenase subunit alpha/beta: protein MPRNLIVDPSNVRSRSVITAPEIPVNAYEPNFERELETYGKEGLIDILHDMIAVRQFETMLNSIKTTGAWNGVEYNHRGPAHLSIGQESAVVGQASQLAPDDFLFGSHRSHGEILAKCYSASRKLDNAQLEEIMKTFLDGETLGFAEQVGYDNLTELAENFILYGTVAETFARKAGFNRGLGGSMHAFFAPFGSMPNNAIVGGSADIALGSALFKRINRQDGIVIANIGDASMGCGPVWEAMGFAAMDQFRTLWKDGVQGNPPIWFNFFNNFYGMGGQTAGETMGYDILARVGLGVNPEGMHAERVDGLNPLAVADAVNRKREILAAGKGPVLTDTITYRFSGHSPSDASSYRTRDEVELWEQHDGLKNYARYLVDNGVLSQGEVDDIQAKFDDRLTKVIALATKDEESSPRVGIDFIESVIYSNGNEEKLSDAGVELLEPLEENARVKSLKSKIRTAKDENGKPVSKVKAYSYRDALFEAIAHRFATDPTMAAWGEENRDWGGAFAVYRGLTEMLPYHRLFNSPISEAAIIGAGVGYALSGGRALVELMYCDFLGRAGDEIFNQAAKWQAMSAGLLKMPLVMRVSVGSKYGAQHSQDWAALVAHMPGLKVYYPATPYDAKGMMNLALRGTDPVVFFESQLLYDVAEQFEEGGVPEGYYEVPEGEPVVRREGTDLTIAVIGPTLYRVMEAADLLEEKYGVSTEVIDLRFVAPLNLDPIVESVKKTGRLVLTSDAVDRGSFLHTVASQVQTLAFDHLDAPVTVVGSRNVITPAAELEKIFFPQPEWLIDAIHERVLPLTGHVPSSNQTDAELARRSREGL from the coding sequence ATGCCACGCAATCTCATCGTCGACCCGAGCAACGTCCGCTCCCGTTCGGTCATCACGGCACCCGAGATTCCTGTCAACGCCTACGAGCCGAACTTCGAGCGCGAGCTCGAGACCTACGGCAAGGAGGGGCTCATCGACATCCTGCACGACATGATCGCCGTGCGGCAGTTCGAGACGATGCTCAACTCCATCAAGACCACGGGCGCCTGGAACGGGGTCGAGTACAACCACCGCGGCCCCGCCCACCTGTCGATCGGGCAGGAGTCGGCCGTCGTCGGCCAGGCCTCGCAGTTGGCCCCCGACGACTTCCTGTTCGGCTCGCACCGCAGTCACGGCGAGATCCTCGCCAAGTGCTACTCGGCCTCGCGCAAGCTCGACAACGCGCAGCTCGAGGAGATCATGAAGACCTTCCTCGACGGCGAGACCCTCGGGTTCGCCGAGCAGGTCGGCTACGACAACCTCACCGAGCTCGCCGAGAACTTCATCCTTTACGGCACCGTCGCCGAGACCTTCGCCCGCAAGGCAGGCTTCAACCGCGGCCTCGGCGGCTCGATGCACGCCTTCTTTGCGCCGTTCGGCTCCATGCCCAACAACGCCATCGTCGGCGGCTCCGCTGACATCGCGCTCGGCTCCGCCCTGTTCAAGCGGATCAACCGCCAGGACGGCATCGTCATCGCCAACATCGGCGATGCCTCCATGGGCTGTGGCCCCGTCTGGGAGGCCATGGGCTTTGCCGCGATGGACCAGTTCCGCACCCTCTGGAAGGACGGCGTGCAGGGCAACCCGCCGATCTGGTTCAACTTCTTCAACAACTTCTACGGCATGGGCGGCCAGACCGCAGGCGAGACCATGGGCTACGACATCCTCGCCCGCGTCGGCCTCGGCGTGAACCCTGAGGGCATGCACGCGGAGCGCGTCGACGGACTGAACCCGCTCGCCGTCGCCGACGCCGTCAACCGCAAGCGTGAGATCCTCGCCGCGGGCAAGGGCCCCGTCCTCACCGACACCATCACCTACCGCTTCTCCGGCCACTCGCCCTCCGACGCGTCGTCCTACCGCACCCGCGACGAGGTCGAGCTGTGGGAGCAGCACGACGGCCTGAAGAACTACGCCAGGTACCTGGTCGACAACGGCGTCCTCTCGCAGGGCGAGGTCGACGACATCCAGGCCAAGTTCGACGACCGCCTCACCAAGGTGATCGCGCTGGCGACCAAGGACGAGGAGTCCAGCCCCCGCGTCGGGATCGACTTCATCGAGTCGGTCATCTACTCCAACGGCAACGAGGAGAAGCTCTCCGACGCCGGGGTCGAACTGCTCGAGCCGCTCGAGGAGAACGCCCGCGTCAAGTCGCTCAAGTCGAAGATCCGCACCGCGAAGGACGAGAACGGCAAGCCGGTCTCGAAGGTCAAGGCCTATTCCTACCGGGACGCCCTCTTCGAGGCGATCGCCCACCGCTTCGCCACCGATCCGACGATGGCCGCATGGGGCGAGGAGAACCGCGACTGGGGCGGCGCCTTCGCCGTCTACCGCGGCCTGACCGAGATGCTGCCGTACCACCGCCTGTTCAACTCGCCCATCTCCGAGGCGGCCATCATCGGCGCTGGCGTCGGCTATGCCCTGTCCGGCGGTCGCGCGCTGGTCGAGCTCATGTACTGCGACTTCCTTGGCCGGGCCGGAGACGAGATCTTCAACCAGGCGGCCAAGTGGCAGGCCATGTCCGCCGGCCTGCTGAAGATGCCGCTCGTGATGCGCGTGTCCGTCGGCTCGAAGTACGGCGCCCAGCACTCGCAGGACTGGGCCGCGCTCGTGGCGCACATGCCCGGGCTGAAGGTCTACTACCCGGCCACCCCGTACGACGCGAAGGGCATGATGAACCTCGCCCTGCGCGGCACCGATCCGGTGGTCTTCTTCGAGTCCCAGCTGCTGTACGACGTGGCTGAGCAGTTCGAAGAGGGCGGCGTCCCGGAGGGCTACTACGAGGTGCCGGAAGGCGAGCCCGTGGTGCGCCGCGAGGGCACCGACCTGACGATCGCCGTGATCGGCCCCACGCTCTACCGCGTGATGGAGGCGGCCGACCTGCTCGAGGAGAAGTACGGCGTCTCCACGGAGGTGATCGACCTGCGCTTCGTCGCTCCGCTCAACCTGGATCCGATCGTCGAGTCGGTGAAGAAGACCGGCCGGCTGGTGCTGACCTCCGACGCTGTCGACCGCGGCTCGTTCCTGCACACAGTCGCCTCCCAGGTGCAGACCCTCGCGTTCGACCACCTCGACGCGCCGGTCACGGTGGTGGGGTCGCGCAACGTGATCACCCCCGCCGCCGAGCTCGAGAAGATCTTCTTCCCGCAGCCTGAGTGGCTGATCGACGCGATCCACGAGCGGGTGCTCCCGCTCACGGGCCACGTCCCCTCGTCGAACCAGACCGACGCCGAACTCGCCCGCCGGTCCCGCGAAGGCCTCTGA
- a CDS encoding histidinol-phosphatase: MRDAINDPSISPAERLAALQDYLQGSPAFPPFVTESNNHVHTIYSFSPYTPAAAALRAREAGLMVVGSVDHDSAAGAGEMAEAARLLGMGAVTGFECRVYVHTADEVASGAAPLHDRKLNNPDTEGIAYMTVQGIPAHKRDLVAAYLLPIREARLRRTGEMVERANVILTGLGAEPIDLERDIVERSQFAFGGTVTERHLLAAMAEKLIGRFGRGQGLVDGLAELGLNLSEKVRAQLADVENPHLVFDLLGVMKAEFLGEIYVVPSRTEDGGECPSMAEVIDFAKGIGAIPCYAYLGDVTASPTGDKKAEKFEDDFLEELFGELRRLGMPAITYMPPRNTAEQMARIAALAAEYGLLEVSGVDINTPRQVFNCEELQRPELSHLNVATWAMVAHEQLADVDPSLGLFAVDGPLISLPLVDRVARYGALGQALVDGELTLDQAVVALKEDT; encoded by the coding sequence ATGCGTGACGCGATCAACGACCCGTCGATCTCGCCCGCGGAACGTCTGGCGGCCCTGCAGGACTACCTGCAGGGCTCGCCCGCCTTTCCGCCGTTCGTGACCGAGTCAAACAACCACGTCCACACCATCTACAGCTTCAGCCCCTACACCCCGGCAGCCGCGGCGCTCAGGGCGCGGGAGGCCGGCCTGATGGTCGTCGGCTCCGTCGACCACGACTCCGCAGCGGGGGCGGGGGAGATGGCCGAGGCGGCCCGGCTGCTCGGCATGGGTGCGGTCACCGGCTTCGAGTGCCGGGTGTACGTGCACACCGCAGACGAGGTCGCCTCCGGCGCCGCGCCCCTGCACGACCGTAAGCTCAACAACCCGGACACCGAGGGCATCGCCTACATGACGGTGCAGGGCATCCCGGCCCACAAGCGCGACCTCGTCGCGGCCTATCTGCTGCCGATCCGGGAGGCGCGGCTGCGCCGAACCGGCGAGATGGTCGAGCGCGCCAACGTGATCCTCACCGGGCTCGGTGCCGAACCGATCGACCTGGAACGCGACATCGTCGAGCGCTCGCAGTTCGCCTTCGGGGGCACCGTCACCGAACGGCACCTGCTCGCCGCCATGGCCGAGAAGCTGATCGGCCGCTTCGGCCGCGGCCAGGGTCTCGTGGACGGGCTCGCCGAGCTCGGGCTGAACCTGTCGGAGAAGGTCAGGGCTCAGTTGGCCGACGTCGAGAACCCGCACCTGGTCTTCGACCTGCTCGGCGTGATGAAGGCCGAGTTCCTCGGCGAGATCTACGTCGTGCCGTCGCGCACCGAGGACGGCGGCGAGTGCCCGTCCATGGCGGAGGTGATCGACTTCGCCAAGGGCATCGGGGCGATCCCGTGCTACGCCTACCTCGGCGACGTCACCGCCTCGCCGACGGGGGACAAGAAGGCCGAGAAGTTCGAGGACGACTTCCTCGAGGAACTCTTCGGCGAGCTGCGTCGCCTCGGCATGCCGGCGATCACCTACATGCCGCCTCGCAACACCGCGGAGCAGATGGCCAGGATCGCGGCGCTCGCCGCCGAGTACGGCCTGCTGGAGGTCTCCGGCGTGGACATCAACACGCCGCGCCAGGTGTTCAACTGTGAGGAGTTGCAGCGCCCCGAACTGTCGCACCTGAACGTCGCGACGTGGGCGATGGTCGCGCACGAACAGCTGGCCGATGTCGATCCGTCGCTCGGGCTGTTCGCCGTCGACGGTCCCCTGATCAGCCTGCCTCTCGTCGACCGGGTGGCCCGCTACGGGGCGCTCGGGCAGGCCCTCGTCGACGGTGAACTGACCCTCGACCAGGCCGTCGTCGCATTGAAGGAGGACACATGA